The Deltaproteobacteria bacterium genome window below encodes:
- a CDS encoding thioredoxin domain-containing protein, translated as MTSSRSLVLVALVAAAACTSTQGTPPPGRFRSNAAKFDAPPPMPVAAAPAPVAAAVAPTPVAVAVAPSAGASSCEAARFVLPPGTVIGRVDGQDVLASDLGPELAKAESAALREYCDKVAGMRQQALDATFDEKLIEKAAGGGDAQAWMREQLGKRVEQPTDDEVNAFYEQNKSAQTPPLDQVREQVVAAILQERNESAANAILGELRRGKDVEPLLPDVRPPPVELPDEPTTASFGPADAKVHVVEFSDFQCPYCARAAGMVEDVKKRFGDRVRFSYRHFPLSFHPFARPAAEMAQCAKAQDKFWEFHDAVFAVSSELSDETLRAAAQKAGLEMNGFDSCMASGRAAEEVKRDMAKAEEVGVDGTPNFFVNGRQLAAGAGQLTAAIEAELARGS; from the coding sequence ATGACCTCGAGTCGCTCGCTCGTCCTGGTCGCGTTGGTCGCGGCCGCCGCCTGTACTTCGACACAGGGCACGCCCCCGCCCGGACGCTTCCGCAGCAACGCCGCGAAGTTCGACGCGCCGCCGCCGATGCCGGTGGCAGCCGCGCCAGCCCCCGTCGCGGCCGCCGTCGCACCCACGCCGGTCGCGGTCGCGGTGGCGCCGAGCGCCGGCGCAAGCTCCTGCGAGGCCGCACGCTTCGTGCTGCCACCCGGCACCGTGATCGGTCGCGTCGACGGCCAGGACGTGCTCGCCAGCGACCTGGGGCCCGAGCTGGCCAAGGCGGAGTCGGCCGCGCTGCGCGAATACTGCGACAAGGTCGCGGGCATGCGGCAGCAGGCGCTCGACGCCACCTTCGACGAGAAGCTGATCGAGAAGGCCGCCGGTGGCGGTGACGCGCAGGCGTGGATGCGCGAGCAGCTCGGCAAGCGCGTCGAGCAGCCCACCGACGACGAGGTCAACGCGTTCTACGAGCAGAACAAGTCCGCCCAGACCCCGCCGCTCGATCAGGTCCGCGAACAGGTCGTCGCGGCGATCCTGCAGGAGCGCAACGAGTCGGCCGCCAACGCGATCCTCGGTGAGCTGCGCCGCGGCAAGGATGTCGAGCCGCTGCTGCCCGACGTGCGTCCGCCGCCGGTCGAGCTGCCCGACGAGCCCACCACCGCGTCGTTCGGTCCCGCCGACGCCAAGGTCCACGTGGTCGAGTTCTCCGACTTCCAGTGCCCCTACTGCGCGCGCGCAGCCGGCATGGTCGAGGACGTCAAGAAGCGCTTCGGCGATCGCGTGCGCTTCAGCTATCGCCACTTCCCGCTCAGCTTCCACCCCTTCGCGCGCCCGGCCGCCGAGATGGCGCAGTGCGCCAAGGCGCAGGACAAGTTCTGGGAGTTCCACGACGCCGTGTTCGCGGTCTCGAGCGAGCTCTCCGACGAGACCCTGCGCGCCGCCGCGCAGAAGGCTGGCCTCGAGATGAACGGCTTCGACAGCTGCATGGCCTCCGGCCGCGCGGCCGAGGAGGTCAAGCGCGACATGGCCAAGGCCGAGGAGGTCGGCGTCGACGGCACGCCCAACTTCTTCGTCAACGGTCGCCAGCTCGCCGCGGGCGCCGGTCAGCTGACCGCCGCGATCGAGGCCGAGCTCGCGCGCGGGTCGTGA
- a CDS encoding RNB domain-containing ribonuclease, protein MASRLHFVGQVLEVGGERIVRDAFTPSDRADAVVAATEFALGSFVEVWREPGGVRQVCVAAAGSARAALYALVREQGLDPAHPDAVEREALAILADPGIDDATLVDRTELPFVTVDGPGTRDLDQALYVAPDGDGWIAHYAIADAAWYVRPGSALFDEALARGASYYLPGLSIPMLPRNLSEGVISINAGVDRRALSFVMRIGPDGECRGTTFERVRLRSRAKLEFGQVQALLDGADGHGIDDQGVQASLFALRDAGEARLRAAAERDLVRHRHEEIRVKLDDGPDYEFVVISELRDEVERYGEQLSLLCNIEGAHLLREGARDRDLVQPVYRVHAPPEPERMAELVATIDAACAFHGVPQWRWQPEHEPLSAYLERLANEAPGAGAAKSIGDGRDRLARALLRQAVLVNVRSSFSAEPAPHFGIGADVYARFSAPMREVVGVFVHKEAWEALRKAPPSRDDEALRARVIEAANAAKDRQRSLTHGANLLVLDRMFARDAALPPEQRPPRRGTVMGAAPRKLYVRLDEPAVDVKIYGDAFGSDDPAPVVTTTEGREVACALGCAIDVRVRAHDPRGHRWLLEIVG, encoded by the coding sequence ATGGCGTCGCGGCTGCACTTCGTCGGGCAGGTGCTCGAGGTCGGCGGCGAACGCATCGTGCGTGACGCGTTCACGCCGAGCGATCGCGCCGACGCCGTGGTGGCCGCGACCGAGTTCGCGCTCGGCAGCTTCGTCGAGGTGTGGCGCGAGCCGGGCGGCGTGCGGCAGGTCTGCGTCGCCGCGGCTGGTAGCGCGCGCGCGGCCCTGTACGCACTCGTGCGCGAACAGGGCCTCGACCCCGCCCACCCCGACGCGGTCGAGCGCGAGGCCCTGGCGATCCTCGCTGACCCCGGCATCGACGATGCGACCCTCGTCGATCGCACCGAGCTGCCGTTCGTGACGGTCGACGGGCCCGGCACCCGCGATCTCGATCAGGCGCTCTACGTCGCGCCCGACGGCGACGGCTGGATCGCCCACTACGCCATCGCCGACGCCGCGTGGTACGTGCGCCCCGGCAGCGCGCTGTTCGACGAGGCGCTCGCGCGCGGGGCCAGCTACTACCTGCCCGGCCTCAGCATCCCGATGCTGCCGCGCAACCTGAGCGAAGGCGTCATCTCGATCAACGCCGGCGTCGATCGGCGCGCATTGTCGTTCGTCATGCGCATCGGCCCCGACGGCGAGTGCCGCGGCACCACGTTCGAGCGCGTCCGCCTGCGCAGCCGCGCCAAGCTCGAGTTCGGCCAGGTGCAGGCGCTGCTCGACGGCGCCGACGGCCACGGCATCGACGACCAGGGCGTGCAGGCGAGCCTGTTCGCGCTGCGCGACGCCGGCGAGGCGCGGCTGCGGGCCGCCGCCGAGCGCGACCTCGTTCGTCACCGCCACGAGGAGATCCGCGTCAAGCTCGACGACGGCCCCGACTACGAGTTCGTGGTCATCAGCGAGCTGCGCGACGAGGTCGAGCGTTACGGCGAGCAGCTGTCGCTGCTGTGCAACATCGAGGGCGCGCACCTGCTGCGCGAGGGCGCCCGCGATCGCGACCTCGTGCAGCCGGTGTACCGCGTGCACGCGCCGCCCGAGCCCGAGCGCATGGCCGAGCTGGTCGCCACCATCGACGCCGCGTGTGCCTTTCACGGCGTGCCGCAGTGGCGCTGGCAGCCCGAGCACGAGCCGCTGTCGGCCTACCTCGAGCGGCTCGCGAACGAGGCCCCCGGCGCGGGCGCGGCCAAGTCGATCGGCGACGGCCGCGATCGGCTCGCACGCGCGCTGCTGCGACAGGCGGTGCTGGTGAACGTGCGCTCGAGCTTCAGTGCCGAGCCGGCGCCGCACTTCGGCATCGGCGCCGACGTCTACGCCCGCTTCTCGGCGCCGATGCGCGAGGTCGTCGGCGTGTTCGTGCACAAGGAGGCGTGGGAGGCCCTGCGCAAGGCGCCGCCCAGCCGCGACGACGAGGCCCTGCGCGCGCGTGTGATCGAGGCCGCCAACGCCGCCAAGGATCGCCAGCGCTCGCTGACCCACGGCGCCAACCTGCTGGTGCTCGACCGCATGTTCGCACGCGACGCTGCACTACCGCCCGAGCAGCGACCGCCGCGACGCGGCACCGTCATGGGCGCCGCGCCGCGCAAGCTGTACGTGCGGCTGGACGAGCCCGCGGTCGACGTGAAGATCTACGGTGACGCGTTCGGCAGCGACGATCCGGCGCCGGTGGTGACGACCACCGAGGGTCGCGAGGTCGCGTGCGCGCTCGGCTGTGCGATCGACGTGCGCGTGCGGGCCCACGACCCCCGCGGCCATCGCTGGCTGCTCGAGATCGTCGGCTGA